A genomic window from Pecten maximus chromosome 4, xPecMax1.1, whole genome shotgun sequence includes:
- the LOC117325263 gene encoding neurensin-1-like has product MSENVQTSEQTKLQNQEVPSASAASHAEEKHELLKKSSGGGTGSKKTSKQYTDSSQSKRRHVCPDYFGVKSYLHDFYDNHVYKDPQIYEEDDDIRLLLNPSAKRRRRCPPIWLKVCVWCGVNLLLFGMIGILVGYFVPQKPIIRKLIHGENVAMVDHRAMSYNAVLDLCKLVGLILFCTGGVLLASALLLPSILTSRCSCEDDCDDAIPVNLGEEPGPKSPIEMTIPATSKLKNVQPAPGKVTFHQPPVQDDAVQVKD; this is encoded by the coding sequence ATGTCCGAAAACGTTCAAACTTCGGAACAAACAAAACTACAAAACCAGGAAGTCCCAAGCGCTTCAGCCGCAAGTCATGCGGAGGAAAAGCATGAACTTTTAAAGAAATCTAGTGGCGGCGGAACCGGAAgtaaaaaaacaagcaaacagtACACGGATTCAAGTCAGTCGAAACGCAGACATGTTTGTCCAGATTATTTCGGAGTGAAATCCTATCTTCACGATTTCTATGACAACCATGTGTACAAGGACCCACAGATTTACGAGGAGGATGACGACATCCGACTGTTACTGAATCCGTCGGCCAAACGTCGTCGCCGCTGTCCACCGATATGGCTGAAAGTTTGTGTCTGGTGCGGGGTCAACCTTCTTCTGTTCGGAATGATAGGTATCCTGGTAGGCTATTTCGTACCACAGAAACCCATCATACGGAAACTGATCCACGGCGAAAACGTGGCGATGGTGGATCACCGAGCCATGTCCTACAACGCAGTGCTGGACCTGTGTAAGCTGGTCGGCCTGATTCTCTTCTGTACTGGAGGGGTCTTACTAGCCTCAGCCCTACTCTTACCCAGTATCCTGACGAGTCGGTGCTCATGCGAAGACGATTGTGATGACGCCATTCCTGTGAATCTCGGCGAGGAACCAGGTCCAAAGAGTCCAATTGAAATGACTATCCCTGCCACATCCAAATTGAAAAATGTCCAGCCTGCCCCCGGAAAGGTCACGTTCCACCAGCCCCCAGTACAAGATGACGCGGTACAAGTAAaagattga